The Nostoc cf. commune SO-36 genomic sequence GCTATTACTTTACTAATTGCTCAAAATCTGGAATAGAATAGCCTTTCCATTTTAAAAGTGCATAAGAATATGCTTTTTTTAGCATTAAATAATCAGCACTTACTCGGAGCGATGCCTGCGGCGGGCTACGCCTACGCAAACTACACCCTGTAGGGACAATTCATGAATTGCCCCTACCTAAAAATTAGGGTTTCGGGTATTGTTTGCGTAAGTCCTGTTCGCTTTTCGCTTTCCGGCTGAAGACTCGATAGTATAGCGACGTACTAATTTCCTTTAAGGGAAACAGCAGATAGATGAGAGGATTTATTGCCACAATAATATTTCGGAAGTCGCGCCGCGCCAAAAATAAGATAGCACGAGCAACTTGCTGTGCAGACATCACACCATAGGGATTCAGTTGACTCTTAAACGGGCCAAGAATTAACTTGCGAATTACACAATCCCCGTCCAAACGCTTCAGGGTAACAATATCTCCTAACGCTCTTTTGCTGAGTTCATAAAGCGGACTCAACGCTGGAGAAACCTCAGCCTCAGAAGTATTTACCCAAATTTCCTTGGTTGCTTTTGCTTGTGGCCCTGTTACAGTTGTCAAAAATATATCCATCAACCGCAATGCTGAAAAGGTATTCACTTCATAAGAGGAGTTGATAGCCTCCGATGTGCGGCTGGCGTAGACATTGATTCCGTGGTTGATAATTAAAATATCTACTTTCTCTAAACTATTTCTCAGTTCGGCTTCATTACCCAACTGCCAAGGAACCACCTTCACCCCAACTTGCTCTACTAATTTTTCTGGATTAGTGGTTAATGCCACGACTTTAGCATTATTCTTTACAAGTTCAGCCGCTAATGCTTGTCCCAAAGTTCCTGATGCTCCTGTTAAAGCGATGGTTTTACCTTTAAGAGACAGTCCTGTACCAAGAATTTTATCCACTAGGGGAAAGACACCACTGTAGTAAGCGTTGACATCATCAAAATGATGTCGCCAATGGTAAGACCGATTCACCCACCAAAGGGATGGTATTGTCTCTAAAGGGCCGGGTCGGTGGTTGTAGTCTGTATCAATTTTTCCCTGGAAATATCGCACAGACGCACCATACAAGAAAGTGCAACCATAAGCTGCTCCCAGCCATAACCCCATTTGCTGGACAATTAAAGCAATGACTACCAACACCACCAGCAGTAGACTCGACTCTAGAATGTCGTGATATAACTGGGATTTTTGGTAAACTTTCAGGGAAACTATCGATAAATCGCGGCGATAGGCGCTATGGTGCTTGTTGTGCCATTTCGCCAGCCAATTCACTTGGTGACACAAAACATGATAGCTGTCTCTCAAGACCTCGGCGAGTAAAAGTGAAAAGAGTGCCCAAGTAAGAAACTGGAAGCTGGCATTTAGCCAAACCCAATTAATTTGTAAGCTTGTCTCAATTCCCATCAAGTTTTCAGCTAGCGTTTTTATCATGTTTGTCTATACTCATTTTTCTTAAGCATTCTTCATGATCTAATAAAGGTGCGTTAAGGTCGAGTCTAGAGCAAATAAAAATCAAAAGAAATAGGGTAAGGGAGAGTAGAAAGTAACGATTAGAGAGGAATAGTAAAGTTTCTTTGTCACTAACGACAGTCTTGACAGGAAAATAAGTAGATAAACAAAATTAATTACACAATGTCATTGCGATCGCAGCAAAGCGAAATAAAGCAATTCGCTTGTGGCTGTGATTGCTTCGTTTCTCTACGAGACGCTCCGCGAACGCTCGCAATGGCTGTAATTAATTCTGTAGGCTTATTTTTAGTACCTATGACTAATGACTAATGACGAAATTTAAGCTGCACAAAAAATCGGGGCAGGTTCCAAACCTGCCCCAACATCTGATATACTGCGCCCAACGGCTGTAGCTACAGGCTTTAAACTATCGACTAAATGCACCATATCTTCTAAAGAAAGCGCTTGACGGGCATCAGAAACAGATTTTTCTGGTTCTGGATGACATTCAATAATTAACCCATCAGCACCGCAAGCGATCGCAGCCCTAGCCACAGGTGCAACTAACTCCCGTTTCCCAACAGCATGGGAAGGATCTACAATCACAGGCAAGTGAGTTATTTGCTTGAGTGCTGCCACTGCCCCTAAATCTAGAACGTTGCGGGTGTAATCATCAAAACTGCGGATACCTCTTTCGCACAACACCACATCAGGATTCCCGTGGCTGAGGATATATTCAGCAGCCATAACGAATTCTTCAATTGTCGCTGCTAACCCACGTTTGAGCAGTATTGGTTTACCAGCTTGTCCTAAAGCTTTGAGCAAGTCGAAGTTTTGCATATTACGACTACCAACTTGAAGCATATCAGCATGGGCAGCCACTACTTCAATTTGAGAAATTGACATAACCTCGGTGACAACCGGCATATTGTAATGCGATCGCACCCTTGCTAAAATTTCCAATCCTTCTTCTCCCATACCCTGGAAAGCGTAGGGAGATGTGCGGGGTTTGTAGACACCGCC encodes the following:
- the aroF gene encoding 3-deoxy-7-phosphoheptulonate synthase, which gives rise to MINAKLAAQSHPNHQTIVKISKKVAFGGKELVIIGGPCTVESLEQMEIVAQKLSTASVQGLRGGVYKPRTSPYAFQGMGEEGLEILARVRSHYNMPVVTEVMSISQIEVVAAHADMLQVGSRNMQNFDLLKALGQAGKPILLKRGLAATIEEFVMAAEYILSHGNPDVVLCERGIRSFDDYTRNVLDLGAVAALKQITHLPVIVDPSHAVGKRELVAPVARAAIACGADGLIIECHPEPEKSVSDARQALSLEDMVHLVDSLKPVATAVGRSISDVGAGLEPAPIFCAA
- a CDS encoding bifunctional sterol desaturase/short chain dehydrogenase; the protein is MIKTLAENLMGIETSLQINWVWLNASFQFLTWALFSLLLAEVLRDSYHVLCHQVNWLAKWHNKHHSAYRRDLSIVSLKVYQKSQLYHDILESSLLLVVLVVIALIVQQMGLWLGAAYGCTFLYGASVRYFQGKIDTDYNHRPGPLETIPSLWWVNRSYHWRHHFDDVNAYYSGVFPLVDKILGTGLSLKGKTIALTGASGTLGQALAAELVKNNAKVVALTTNPEKLVEQVGVKVVPWQLGNEAELRNSLEKVDILIINHGINVYASRTSEAINSSYEVNTFSALRLMDIFLTTVTGPQAKATKEIWVNTSEAEVSPALSPLYELSKRALGDIVTLKRLDGDCVIRKLILGPFKSQLNPYGVMSAQQVARAILFLARRDFRNIIVAINPLIYLLFPLKEISTSLYYRVFSRKAKSEQDLRKQYPKP